GCCTGTCGCTTGTCGACGCCGGCGTTGTACCGGGTGCTGTAGAGAGCCTGCAGATCGCCGACGGCTCCGTCGTGAATGCGGCCGATGATTTCCTTCATGCCGTCTTCGTAGCGCCAGCAGAGACCGGAGACAAGAGTCAGCCCCTGTTCACGAGCCGACTCGCCGGCTTCCTGAACGCGACGGGCACCGACAGGATCGACGGCAACAGGCTTTTCACAGAAGACGTGCTTGCCAGCTTTGATGGCGGCTTCGAGCTGCTGCGGACGGAATCCCGGAGGAGTTGCCAGCAGGACGATATCGACATCGGAATCGATCACCTTCTGGAAGGAGTCGAAGCCGGTGAAGACGCGATCCGGCGTCACGTCGACGCGATCGGCGTATTCGGTGGCGTTGAGCTGTCGCAGGGCCCGTTCGGCGGGTTCGGGGAAGATGTCGCCAAGAGCGACGATGCGGCAGTGGTCGTCGGCCGACAACGTATCGCGAGCCGCTCCCGTGCCGCGTCCACCGCAGCCGACGAGACCGACTTTGAGCACGTTGTCTTCCGCGGCATAAGCGCGAGACTGAAGTGCGGAGGTTGCCATCAGGCTGGCGAGCGTGCCTGCTGACGAGGTCTTGAGGAAGCTGCGGCGGGAAGCATTGGGATTCGTGGGCATAGTCAGCTCGTCTCCGTCTGGCGGGATAAAGAGGGGTCCGGGAGGCTCGCATGCCGAATGCGCTGCATGTGACATGCAATACCGTTCCGAACAGTGTATCCTGCATTCCCAGTCAAATTCAAAGCCAAACGCGTTTTCCGGGGCTGAAGATGTCTGGACTTGCGTACCGTGTCTGTCGTGCCCACGTTCCATCCCCCCTCGACTGGAGTCGAACCGGCTGAGTCATTCTACTGCCGAGAACTGAGTCCACTTCGGTTGAATGCTTCTCTCCCGCGCAGTTCCGGACCGCTCACCGCGAATGCTTTCGTATGTGGAATATCGAGAGAAGTCGAGCCGTGATTACCGGAGCCGCTTCGGGCATCGGACAGCAACTCGCTTTGCAGCTGGCCGCAAAGAAGGTCCATCTTTGCCTGATCGACGTCCGCTCCGAGCCGCTCGAAGAAACTGCCGAACGTTGCCGGAAAGCGGGCATCTTCGTCCAGACGGTGGCTCAGGATCTGTGTGATCCCGATGCTCCGCAGATCGTCATCGACGCCGTGAAACGGGATCTCGGTGGCGCGGAGATTCTCGTTAACAATGCCGGCATCGCCTACTACGGTCGAACCGAAGACATGTCGATCGAACAGCGGGAACAGCTGCTGACCGTGAACTTCATGGCTCCGGTCCGGTTGACGCATGCCTTCATTCCGTTGCTCCTGGAGAATCGCCGGTCTCATGTCTTGAACATGGCCAGTATGTACGGTCTGTTTCCGACACAGCGGAGCACCATGTATCACGCTTCGAAGTACGGCCTGCTCGGATTCTCGATGGCTCTGCGTGTCGAGTACGCCCGGTATGGCCTGGGCGCCACGGCGATGGCACCCGGATTTGTGCGGACCGAGATGTTCGATTCGATGATGTTACCGGACGGCCGCGAGCAGAAAACGCCGCCCCGCTGGATCACAACCACGCCGGAAAAGGTGGCCCGCAAATCGATCCGGGCGATTCAGAAGAACCGGCGACTCGTTCCGATTACACTCTCGGCTTACGCTGGTTATTATCTCCAGCGGTTTTTGCCAGGCCTGGTCGACCTGGGCTACCATCTTGAACGGCGGAAGCTGCATCCGATTACCCTCGAAGCAGCCGCTCGACCACCCGCCCCGGTGACACCTGAAGAACTGCTGGTGAAGCAGCCGGAATCGACGCCCTGAAGCGAGGGCGATTCCACGCTGCCCGGCGTATTCCATTTTGATCGAAAGACGTTCTCATGAATTCCGATTGCCCCGGTCAGCACCGTCAGCTTCACGATGGTCGCAGCGACGGACTCGTGCCGCTCGAACCGATCAACGTCCAGAAGGCGAACTCGTTCGCCGAACTCCTGAATGCGATGTCGCGAACCGCATTCGGCGGACGTCAGCTCGGGGAAGCCTTCGATGTGCTCAGTGAAATGACCCGCGACAAGAGCTGCAAAGTGGTGATGACCCTCTCCGGGGCCATGACTGTCGCCAAGCAGGGACAGATTTTCTGCGAGCTGATCGATCGCGGCATCGTCGACTGTGTTGTCGCCACGGGGGCGTTGATGGCTCACGGTCTGACCGAATCGATCGGCCTGACCCACTACCGCTACGATCCGACGAAGTCCGATGAAGATCTGTACGAGCAGGGCTACAACCGGATCTACGATACGCTGGAGATGGAGTCGAACCTCAACAACGTCGAGGTCGTTGTCCGCAAGGTACTCAACGATTCGCAGCCTGAAGACGGTGTCTGGTCATCGGCTCGTCTCTGCCGGGCGCTGGGAGCGGAACTTGATCGCCTCGATGAAGGTCCGGGGATTCTTCGCAGTGCGTACCAGCGGAATGTTCCCGTCTTCATTCCGGCCTTTTCCGACAGCGAAATCGGTCTCGATGTTTCCACCTGGGCGATGAAAAACGCGCTTGCGAAAACCGGCAAGGACGTCGCTTCGCTCAACTCCGAAGAAGTGCTCCAGGCGATCGCACCGTTCAACCCCTTCTACGATTTGCAGGAGTACGCCCGCTTCATTCAGGCGAGTGAAACGGTCGGTATCTTCACGATTGGTGGCGGCGTGCCCCGCAACTGGGCTCAACAGGTGGGCCCCTACATCGACATCACCAACGCCCGCGTTGGCACCGACCTGACCGCTCCTCGATTCAAGTACGGCGTTCGCATCTGTCCGGAGCCAGTGCACTGGGGTGGACTGTCCGGCTGCACGTACTCCGAAGGGGTCAGCTGGGGCAAGTTCGTCCCACCTCACGAAGGCGGCCGCTTCGCCGAAGTCTACTGCGACGCCACCGCCGTACTGCCCCTTCTCTCCAAGGGGCTCTTCGAGACCTTCGAGAAGAAGTAGACATTCTGCAGCGACGGCAGGATGCCGCCGCCACGAGTGGAAACTGCGCTCAGCGCCGGGTGCCATGTCCTGTTACC
The sequence above is drawn from the Rubinisphaera margarita genome and encodes:
- a CDS encoding Gfo/Idh/MocA family protein, with protein sequence MPTNPNASRRSFLKTSSAGTLASLMATSALQSRAYAAEDNVLKVGLVGCGGRGTGAARDTLSADDHCRIVALGDIFPEPAERALRQLNATEYADRVDVTPDRVFTGFDSFQKVIDSDVDIVLLATPPGFRPQQLEAAIKAGKHVFCEKPVAVDPVGARRVQEAGESAREQGLTLVSGLCWRYEDGMKEIIGRIHDGAVGDLQALYSTRYNAGVDKRQARTPEMSDIEFQIRNWYYFTWLSADFFAEQFVHELDKMAWVMQDQYPERVLATGGRETRTGDENGNVFDHISACFYYPNGLRYQAASRQQAGCSNEFQDFVVGTKGTADLMAYKIEGENPWRKRKNVNNMYHNEHVAMYDSIRNQKALNNTEYMVKSSLMGIMARMSAYTGKEVTWEQAWDSKLDLSPTEYSFQGTPPAADIAVPGVTPLV
- a CDS encoding SDR family NAD(P)-dependent oxidoreductase, whose product is MWNIERSRAVITGAASGIGQQLALQLAAKKVHLCLIDVRSEPLEETAERCRKAGIFVQTVAQDLCDPDAPQIVIDAVKRDLGGAEILVNNAGIAYYGRTEDMSIEQREQLLTVNFMAPVRLTHAFIPLLLENRRSHVLNMASMYGLFPTQRSTMYHASKYGLLGFSMALRVEYARYGLGATAMAPGFVRTEMFDSMMLPDGREQKTPPRWITTTPEKVARKSIRAIQKNRRLVPITLSAYAGYYLQRFLPGLVDLGYHLERRKLHPITLEAAARPPAPVTPEELLVKQPESTP
- a CDS encoding deoxyhypusine synthase family protein, translating into MNSDCPGQHRQLHDGRSDGLVPLEPINVQKANSFAELLNAMSRTAFGGRQLGEAFDVLSEMTRDKSCKVVMTLSGAMTVAKQGQIFCELIDRGIVDCVVATGALMAHGLTESIGLTHYRYDPTKSDEDLYEQGYNRIYDTLEMESNLNNVEVVVRKVLNDSQPEDGVWSSARLCRALGAELDRLDEGPGILRSAYQRNVPVFIPAFSDSEIGLDVSTWAMKNALAKTGKDVASLNSEEVLQAIAPFNPFYDLQEYARFIQASETVGIFTIGGGVPRNWAQQVGPYIDITNARVGTDLTAPRFKYGVRICPEPVHWGGLSGCTYSEGVSWGKFVPPHEGGRFAEVYCDATAVLPLLSKGLFETFEKK